A stretch of Planktothrix serta PCC 8927 DNA encodes these proteins:
- a CDS encoding BrnT family toxin, producing the protein MIGESRYIIIGISRFGQLLIVAHTDRLERVRIISARKATRQEQRFYEQG; encoded by the coding sequence TTGATCGGAGAAAGCCGCTATATTATTATAGGTATATCTAGGTTTGGGCAACTTTTAATTGTTGCACACACTGATCGATTAGAAAGGGTACGAATCATCAGTGCCCGAAAAGCCACACGACAGGAGCAGAGGTTTTATGAACAAGGATAA
- a CDS encoding DUF433 domain-containing protein encodes MTTLSNEQTAIIRTERGLTIAGTRITIYDIMDYVTAQYPPKFIRGLFDLTEAQINAALAYIEAHRADVEAEYQIVLKEAEELRLYYEEKNRDLIARIAAQPPKPGQEAIRAKLQAAKAKFKSQL; translated from the coding sequence ATGACAACCCTATCCAACGAACAAACAGCTATTATCCGCACAGAAAGAGGACTAACAATCGCAGGTACACGCATCACTATCTACGATATTATGGACTATGTGACGGCTCAATATCCACCTAAGTTTATCAGGGGATTATTTGATCTGACAGAGGCACAAATTAACGCAGCTTTAGCTTATATTGAAGCCCATCGCGCTGATGTTGAAGCTGAGTATCAAATCGTTCTTAAAGAAGCTGAAGAATTGCGACTATATTATGAAGAAAAAAACCGCGATCTGATTGCTAGAATTGCCGCTCAACCACCAAAGCCAGGTCAAGAAGCTATTCGAGCAAAACTTCAAGCAGCCAAAGCCAAATTTAAGTCTCAGCTATGA
- a CDS encoding ACP S-malonyltransferase, with protein MNFLVDHNLRGHAVLLSGSILNSGWLDWVLIRFITFDEIGLPINSDDRVVWRLAQSNQMILLTANRSMKGDNSLEQVMREEITSTSLPVITISDADRFLNDFEYRERCAIRLVEIVIDINTYMGVSRLFIP; from the coding sequence ATGAATTTTTTAGTTGATCATAATTTAAGAGGACACGCCGTACTTCTCTCAGGTAGTATTTTAAATAGCGGCTGGCTAGATTGGGTACTGATTCGATTTATCACCTTTGATGAAATAGGCTTACCAATCAATAGTGATGATCGGGTAGTTTGGCGGTTAGCTCAATCAAACCAGATGATTCTATTGACCGCAAATCGGAGCATGAAGGGTGATAACTCTCTGGAACAAGTGATGCGCGAGGAAATAACTTCTACATCACTCCCCGTGATTACTATTAGCGATGCTGATCGCTTCTTGAATGATTTTGAATATCGGGAGCGTTGTGCAATTCGTCTGGTTGAAATTGTGATTGATATTAATACTTATATGGGTGTAAGTCGGCTTTTTATCCCCTAA
- a CDS encoding type II toxin-antitoxin system HicB family antitoxin, translated as MMQGNIVGWQSKANLMKTFTAIIEKDSDTNLYVGYIPGFPGAHSQGETLDELQENLREVIEMLLEDDNLVLETEFIGTQQIVIR; from the coding sequence ATGATGCAAGGAAATATAGTTGGGTGGCAATCGAAAGCGAATCTTATGAAAACATTTACTGCTATAATCGAAAAAGATTCTGATACCAATCTTTACGTTGGTTATATTCCTGGGTTTCCTGGCGCACATTCCCAGGGAGAAACATTGGATGAGTTACAGGAGAATTTGCGTGAGGTAATTGAGATGCTCTTAGAGGATGATAATCTCGTTCTTGAGACAGAGTTTATAGGGACACAACAGATAGTGATCCGATAA
- a CDS encoding UPF0175 family protein yields the protein MGIQISISDSVLQAIRLPEQRIEQELRQELAIALYTQDLLSFGKARELAVMDKYEFGQLLGARGVLRHYTPEELDDDLIYAGS from the coding sequence ATGGGAATACAAATTTCAATTTCTGATTCTGTTCTACAAGCAATTCGTTTACCTGAACAACGTATTGAACAGGAATTACGACAAGAATTAGCGATCGCTCTCTATACCCAGGATCTATTATCCTTTGGTAAAGCACGAGAATTAGCTGTTATGGATAAATATGAATTTGGCCAACTATTAGGAGCGCGTGGAGTTTTACGACACTACACTCCAGAAGAATTAGATGATGATTTGATTTATGCTGGTAGTTAG
- a CDS encoding DUF433 domain-containing protein: MTTLPNEQTAIIRTERGLTIAGTRITIYDIMDYVTAQYPPKFIRGLFDLTEAQINAALAYIEANRADVEAEYQIVLKEAEELRLYYEEKNRDLIARIAAQPPKPGQEAIRAKLQAAKAKFKSQL; the protein is encoded by the coding sequence ATGACAACCCTACCTAACGAACAAACAGCTATTATCCGCACAGAAAGAGGACTAACAATCGCAGGTACACGCATTACTATCTACGATATTATGGACTATGTGACGGCTCAATATCCACCTAAGTTTATCAGGGGATTATTTGATCTGACAGAGGCACAAATTAACGCAGCTTTAGCTTATATTGAGGCAAATCGCGCTGATGTTGAAGCTGAGTATCAAATCGTTCTTAAAGAAGCTGAAGAACTGCGGCTGTATTATGAAGAAAAAAACCGCGATCTGATTGCTAGAATTGCCGCTCAACCACCAAAGCCAGGTCAAGAAGCTATTCGAGCAAAACTTCAAGCAGCTAAGGCTAAATTCAAGTCTCAGCTATGA
- a CDS encoding PIN domain-containing protein, whose protein sequence is MNIYVETNFVLELVFEQEQFKSCEEILLLSEQKPATLIIPAYSLAEPHEKLIRQARNRKALQQSLDREFKQLERTVSYKNRIQNNIREFFNLLVEIDVEETKRFAKYRNRLLSYADIIPLNGNILSEAATYENRYALMPQDALVYASVLFHLQQNQPTIACFLSRNSRDNDARKYSWVAIESESYENIYCYNRKRF, encoded by the coding sequence GTGAATATTTACGTTGAGACTAATTTTGTCCTAGAATTAGTTTTCGAGCAAGAACAGTTTAAAAGCTGTGAAGAAATTCTGTTACTGAGTGAGCAAAAACCTGCAACATTAATTATTCCCGCCTATAGTTTAGCTGAACCTCATGAAAAACTAATTCGCCAAGCTAGAAACCGTAAAGCTTTGCAGCAATCTCTTGATCGGGAATTCAAACAGCTTGAACGCACAGTTTCCTATAAAAATCGGATTCAAAATAATATTAGAGAGTTTTTTAATTTATTGGTTGAAATTGATGTGGAAGAAACAAAACGATTTGCAAAATATAGAAATAGGTTATTGAGTTATGCAGATATTATCCCACTAAATGGGAATATTCTCTCTGAAGCAGCAACTTATGAAAACCGTTATGCTTTGATGCCTCAAGATGCCTTAGTCTATGCTTCAGTTCTGTTTCATCTACAGCAGAATCAACCAACAATTGCTTGTTTTTTAAGCCGTAATTCAAGAGATAATGATGCAAGGAAATATAGTTGGGTGGCAATCGAAAGCGAATCTTATGAAAACATTTACTGCTATAATCGAAAAAGATTCTGA
- a CDS encoding UPF0175 family protein — protein MGIQISISDSVLQAIRLPEQRIEQELRQELAIALYTQDLLSFGKARELAVMDKYEFGQLLGARGVLRHYTPEELDDDLTYARS, from the coding sequence ATGGGAATACAAATTTCAATTTCTGATTCTGTTCTACAAGCCATTCGTTTACCTGAACAGCGTATTGAACAGGAATTGCGACAAGAATTAGCGATCGCTCTCTATACCCAGGATCTATTATCCTTTGGTAAAGCACGAGAACTGGCTGTTATGGATAAATATGAATTTGGCCAACTATTAGGAGCGCGTGGAGTTTTACGACACTACACACCAGAAGAATTAGATGATGATTTGACTTATGCTCGTAGTTAA
- a CDS encoding type II toxin-antitoxin system HicB family antitoxin, with amino-acid sequence MKTFTAIIEKDSDTNLYVGYIPGFPGAHSQGETLDELQENLREVIEMLLEDDDLVIETEFIGTQQIVIR; translated from the coding sequence ATGAAAACATTTACTGCTATAATCGAAAAAGATTCTGATACCAATCTTTACGTTGGTTATATTCCTGGGTTTCCTGGCGCACATTCCCAGGGAGAAACATTGGATGAGTTACAGGAGAATCTGCGTGAGGTAATTGAGATGCTCCTAGAAGATGATGATCTGGTTATTGAGACAGAGTTTATAGGGACACAACAGATTGTGATCCGATAA